In one Candidatus Planktophila vernalis genomic region, the following are encoded:
- a CDS encoding branched-chain amino acid ABC transporter permease, translating to MRKKLALFILLGWILLLIGDRVDELRVYQGAQIAMYAIALSSIVLLTGYSGQVSLGNGAMMAVGGYSAALTLNNLGSPVWFAFVMAVVVSALFGAFLGLAAARLSGPYLAGTTLALAVGLPEIANQFNFLGGVPGLLFDVGFPPERFGEEFTQYKWFFWIATFIALLSLFITSNILQSRYGRTWRAIRSNSLAAELSGVHAGRMKILAFTISSAIAGLAGAVMAMTISLVAPGAYTLALSFALVTGAVLAGVSSLPGVVFGALILVAIPEVADVLATRWGGDENLNNYLPGLIVSVLLILSVIFTPNGPGEKLKSRHHKKA from the coding sequence GTGCGTAAGAAATTAGCTCTCTTCATTCTCCTTGGTTGGATCTTGCTTTTAATCGGTGATCGCGTAGATGAACTTCGTGTTTACCAAGGAGCGCAGATTGCGATGTATGCGATTGCTCTCTCATCAATAGTTTTACTCACTGGTTACTCTGGCCAAGTTTCACTTGGCAATGGCGCGATGATGGCTGTTGGTGGTTATTCCGCTGCACTGACTCTTAATAACCTAGGCAGTCCAGTTTGGTTTGCATTTGTGATGGCAGTTGTTGTCTCAGCTCTCTTTGGTGCTTTCCTTGGTTTAGCAGCTGCCCGATTATCCGGACCATATCTGGCGGGAACTACGTTGGCTCTAGCTGTGGGTCTTCCAGAAATTGCCAATCAATTTAATTTTCTTGGAGGAGTGCCTGGGCTTCTCTTTGATGTTGGTTTTCCTCCGGAAAGGTTTGGCGAAGAGTTCACTCAATACAAGTGGTTCTTCTGGATCGCAACCTTTATAGCCCTGCTCTCTTTGTTTATCACTTCCAATATCCTTCAATCGCGCTACGGAAGAACTTGGCGCGCGATCCGCAGTAACTCTTTAGCCGCCGAACTATCGGGGGTTCATGCAGGGCGGATGAAGATTCTGGCCTTCACCATCAGCTCAGCTATTGCAGGACTTGCTGGAGCGGTGATGGCGATGACGATAAGTCTGGTCGCCCCAGGTGCCTACACACTCGCTCTCTCATTTGCACTGGTTACCGGGGCGGTGCTCGCGGGTGTTTCTAGTCTGCCGGGTGTGGTCTTTGGAGCGTTGATCCTGGTTGCAATTCCTGAGGTCGCAGATGTTCTGGCCACCAGATGGGGGGGTGATGAGAACTTAAACAACTATCTCCCAGGTCTGATTGTGAGCGTTTTACTCATCCTTTCAGTGATTTTTACCCCCAATGGTCCAGGCGAGAAGCTCAAAAGCCGACACCATAAAAAAGCGTGA
- a CDS encoding ABC transporter substrate-binding protein: protein MIRKTRAKGTWLAATVLAVGSLFATALPAHAETGVSSSEIKLGITLPLTGAASPGYNKIGNAMNAYFKYVNDNGGVYGRKITLIQKNDEYSPQLSIAKTNELILKDKVFALVGPLGTANYTSVHKSVGIAKRGVPSLFLNTGFSGFANKKTYPTSFMVLPSYAMEAKIIAKFLKENHAGKKLGIVYQNDEFGIDGMGAFKAAGTKFDVSVAYTSGTQSAATAQTWVSQLAAGGAQVVVFFGVTSATAPLLAVAAAAKYAPQWILGSVGADPLTLRALGVPLAVLNGAQTPAGNPSPNDTSDEYVKQFQEVNTKYNTGTAFDDYVLQGMNIALMTVQGLRAAGSSPTRKKLISAMEAKGSTFASVAYSPLGFSKTSNVGHTGYYMAVMDANGDRKPFGGKVTLYTTDSGSGPVVVSTFKRPAMPARGLPSNS from the coding sequence ATGATCAGAAAGACTCGTGCAAAGGGGACCTGGCTTGCAGCCACGGTGCTCGCAGTTGGCAGCCTATTTGCAACAGCGCTCCCAGCACACGCAGAGACAGGAGTGAGCAGCAGCGAGATCAAGCTCGGTATCACTCTTCCTCTTACTGGAGCAGCATCGCCAGGCTATAACAAGATCGGCAATGCTATGAACGCCTACTTCAAGTATGTCAATGACAACGGTGGAGTCTATGGCCGCAAGATCACGCTCATCCAAAAAAATGATGAGTACTCTCCTCAATTGTCGATTGCTAAGACAAATGAATTAATTTTAAAGGATAAAGTTTTTGCACTAGTCGGCCCACTTGGAACTGCAAACTACACATCAGTACATAAGTCTGTAGGCATTGCCAAGCGCGGCGTTCCAAGTCTTTTCCTCAACACTGGATTTAGTGGATTTGCAAATAAGAAAACCTATCCAACCTCTTTCATGGTTCTTCCTTCCTACGCAATGGAAGCAAAGATCATCGCGAAATTCCTCAAAGAGAATCATGCTGGAAAGAAACTCGGCATTGTTTATCAGAACGATGAATTCGGAATTGATGGAATGGGCGCATTTAAGGCAGCTGGTACCAAATTTGATGTAAGCGTGGCTTACACATCTGGTACTCAGAGCGCAGCAACTGCACAGACCTGGGTCTCCCAGCTTGCAGCAGGTGGAGCTCAAGTAGTTGTCTTCTTTGGCGTAACTTCAGCAACAGCTCCGCTACTTGCAGTAGCTGCAGCAGCTAAGTACGCACCACAGTGGATCCTTGGATCAGTTGGTGCAGACCCATTAACTCTTCGAGCACTTGGTGTTCCTCTAGCAGTTCTCAATGGCGCACAGACTCCAGCTGGTAATCCATCACCAAATGACACTAGCGATGAGTACGTCAAGCAGTTCCAAGAGGTCAATACCAAGTACAACACTGGTACTGCATTTGATGACTATGTACTTCAAGGTATGAACATCGCCCTCATGACTGTTCAAGGTCTACGGGCTGCAGGTTCAAGCCCAACCCGTAAGAAATTGATAAGCGCTATGGAAGCCAAGGGTTCAACCTTTGCATCTGTTGCCTACTCTCCTCTCGGGTTTTCAAAGACCAGCAACGTTGGTCATACCGGTTACTACATGGCAGTTATGGATGCCAACGGAGATAGAAAGCCATTCGGTGGAAAAGTAACTCTTTACACCACTGATAGTGGCTCTGGTCCAGTTGTGGTATCCACCTTCAAACGTCCTGCAATGCCAGCGAGAGGATTACCAAGTAACTCATGA